Within the Bacillus pumilus genome, the region CTAATAGTAATCTCCATTGCCTAATTTGTTGTAGGAATAGCTCGTCAATTGGCATATGTACTCCTTGGTTCACCAAATCTTCGAGATTATTCTCAAAACTCCCACTATAGACAGTTTCTTTCGAAAGCAGTTTTTCAATTTCGTCAAAATTTTCTTCATACTTACTATAATGTATAGGTTGCATTAATAAAGCAGTATAAGGATTATCTGTTTCCTTCGGCTCTACGGTTGCGTCGTATATAAGAAGGTACTCAAAGTTTGTAAGTACCGTAATTAAGTGTTTCGCATTGTATCCGTAACGTCTAGCTTGTAAGATTGATTCCATATCGGAAAGAATTCTAACTGCCGGTTTTTTTGCTTCGGTAAAAAATTTCTTTACTCCCGACAGTGTAAATGCATAGTCTGGTCTGGATGTTGAAGTCAAATAGTTTTCACGCATTACTTCTCTTAAATTAGGTCTTACATTATTTCTGTTATGAATATCCCAACCCAAAATTTCAAAAAAAGGATCAATAAATTCATTTCTAGTATCAGTTTCGTTATATCTGCTTTTAGCTTCGGTATAATACTTTTCATTACTTTTAAATTTTTCAACGAGTTTTTTTAATTCTTCTTTTTTATCCATCGTTTTCCCCCGTTTTCAATAGATCTCCATAGAATGATTTTAACATACAATTTTTTTGATACATTCTCTACTTTTAGTACGAAAAACTTAGTAAATAAATTTTTGGGTAGGAGGTAGAAGATGAATACTTTAACAGAAGATAACTTGGCAACATCTACGGATATTGTAAATATCGATAAGGAAATTGAACGTATAAGAAGTCTGTTAGAAAAGGAAACAGATTAAAAATTGGAGGTTGTCCGCTTGTATCTACTTATGCATCATGAGGTCTCTACTTCAATTGCTAGTGTAGATGAATTAGCCAATTTCCTTCGAACAAGAGAAGTAAATACTGATTTATTAAGCTGATGATACTCATGTTGATGTAACCGAAAAATAGAAGAAGACGAACTTAAAAAGTTCGCCTCCTACACTAAAAGATAATTTCAACTTGGCACGACACCAAATTGGCGCGGGATGAAACCCCTCAAACCTTTGATATATAAAGGTTAACCAATAGAACCTTCCATCTCAAACTTAATCAAACGGTTCATTTCAACGGCGTATTCCATTGGTAGTTCTTTTGTGAATGGCTCGATGAAGCCCATGACGATCATTTCTGTTGCTTCTTCTTCAGAAATTCCGCGGCTCATCAAGTAGAATAGCTGCTCTTCTGATACTTTTGATACCTTCGCTTCGTGCTCTAATGAAATGTTGTCGTTTAAGATTTCATTGTAAGGGATCGTATCAGATGTTGATTTGTTATCCATGATGAGTGTGTCACACTCGATGTTTGAGCGTGCACCCTCTGCTTTACGTCCGAAGTGAACGATTCCGCGGTATGTGACTTTACCACCTTGTTTGGAAATCGATTTCGATACGATCGTTGAAGATGTGTTTGGTGCAAGGTGAATCATTTTTGCACCTGCATCTTGGTGCTGACCTTTACCTGCTAGGGCAATACTTAATGTCATACCACGTGCGCCTTCACCTTTTAGGATGACGGCTGGGTATTTCATTGTCAGCTTAGAACCGATGTTTCCATCAATCCATTCCATCGTTGCATTTTCTTCACATACTGTACGTTTCGTCACAAGGTTGAAGACGTTGTTTGCCCAGTTTTGAATCGTTGTATAACGGCAGTAGCCGCCTTTTTTCACGATGATTTCAACAACCGCACTGTGAAGTGAGTTTGTTGTGTAAACTGGAGCTGTACAGCCTTCTACGTAATGCACATGTGCGCCTTCATCAACAATGATCAGTGTACGCTCGAACTGACCCATGTTCTCAGAGTTGATACGGAAGTATGCTTGAAGTGGAGTATCTACTTTTACCCCTTTTGGTACGTAGATAAATGAACCACCAGACCATACAGCCGAGTTAAGCGCAGCAAATTTGTTGTCAGTCGGAGGAATGACTTTTGCCCAGTGCTCACGGAAGATGTCTTCGTTTTCTTTTAATGCGCTGTCTGTATCTTTAAACACAATGCCTAGATCTTCAAGGTCTTGCTTCATGTTATGATACACAACTTCAGATTCATACTGAGCAGATACACCTGCTAAGTACTTTTGCTCTGCTTCTGGGATCCCAAGCTTATCAAAGGTTTGTTTGATTTCTTCTGGTACTTCATCCCAAGAACGCTCAGAGCGCTCTGATGGCTTTACGTAGTACGTAATTTCATCAAAGTTTAATGCATTTAAATCTCCGCCCCATTGTGGCATCGGCATGTTGTAAAAGTGCTCAAGAGATTTCAAACGGAAATCGAGCATCCACTGAGGCTCTTCTTTCATACGAGAAATTTCTTCAACGATCTCTTTTGTTAGTCCGCGCTCTGAACGGAAAATGGAAACGTCTTTATCAGAAAAGCCGTATTTATATTCACCAACATCTGGCATTTTTTTAGCCATCCATTTTCACTCCAATCTTATGATTTGCCGTTATCTTCGGCAGATGCGCCTTTTTCAAGCGCCTTCCATGATAATGTTGCACATTTAATGCGGGCAGGGAATTTTGCCACTCCTTGCAGCGCCTCAATATCACCAAGATCAATGGAATCGTCGTATTCTTTTCCTAGCATCATATCGGAGAAAATCTGAGACATTTTCAAAGCTGTTTCAATATCTTTCCCTTTAATCGCCTGCGTCATCATAGAGGCAGATGCCATCGAAATCGAGCATCCTTCTCCTTCAAATTTCGCATCGGTGACTTTTTCGTCTTCGATTTTCATCGTGAGACGAATGCGGTCACCACACGTAGGGTTGTTCATATCGACGACAATGCTGTCGTTTAACACACCTTTGTTTCTCGGATTTTTATAATGATCCATAATCACTTGTCTGTACAGTGTGTCTAAGTTTACATTAAAAGACATTCGTAAAATACTCCTTTGTCTTACGGAGCGCTGCAATGAGTTGGTCAATCTCTTCTTCTGTATTATACAGATAGAAGCTTGCTCTTGCAGTCGCTGATACACCAAGCCATTTCATGAGCGGCTGTGCACAATGGTGTCCAGCACGAATGGCGACACCTTCCGTATCCAGAACAGTAGACGCATCATGCGGATGGACGTCATCTAAATTAAACGTCACAAGCCCAGCTCGGTGCTGCGGTCCATAAACAGTCGCACCATCAAGCTCCTTAAAGCGTTCAAGCGCATAAGTGGCAAGCTGATGCTCGTAACGGCTGACTTCCTCCATACCAATGTCATTTAAGAAATCAATCGCTTTTCCGAGTCCAACTGCTCCGGCAATAATCGGTGTTCCCGCTTCAAATTTCCACGGAAGCTCTTTCCAAGTAGAATCATACAGATCCACAAAGTCGATCATTTCACCGCCAAACTCAGCAGGCTCCATATTATTCAAAAGGTCCTTCTTCCCGTAAAGTACACCGATGCCAG harbors:
- the sufU gene encoding Fe-S cluster assembly sulfur transfer protein SufU, yielding MSFNVNLDTLYRQVIMDHYKNPRNKGVLNDSIVVDMNNPTCGDRIRLTMKIEDEKVTDAKFEGEGCSISMASASMMTQAIKGKDIETALKMSQIFSDMMLGKEYDDSIDLGDIEALQGVAKFPARIKCATLSWKALEKGASAEDNGKS
- the sufB gene encoding Fe-S cluster assembly protein SufB; translated protein: MAKKMPDVGEYKYGFSDKDVSIFRSERGLTKEIVEEISRMKEEPQWMLDFRLKSLEHFYNMPMPQWGGDLNALNFDEITYYVKPSERSERSWDEVPEEIKQTFDKLGIPEAEQKYLAGVSAQYESEVVYHNMKQDLEDLGIVFKDTDSALKENEDIFREHWAKVIPPTDNKFAALNSAVWSGGSFIYVPKGVKVDTPLQAYFRINSENMGQFERTLIIVDEGAHVHYVEGCTAPVYTTNSLHSAVVEIIVKKGGYCRYTTIQNWANNVFNLVTKRTVCEENATMEWIDGNIGSKLTMKYPAVILKGEGARGMTLSIALAGKGQHQDAGAKMIHLAPNTSSTIVSKSISKQGGKVTYRGIVHFGRKAEGARSNIECDTLIMDNKSTSDTIPYNEILNDNISLEHEAKVSKVSEEQLFYLMSRGISEEEATEMIVMGFIEPFTKELPMEYAVEMNRLIKFEMEGSIG